One window from the genome of Trabulsiella odontotermitis encodes:
- a CDS encoding recombinase family protein — protein MQIGYVRVSTNDQNTDLQREALERSGCEQIFEEKMSGTIANRPALKKLLRTLKEGDTLVVWKLDRLGRSMRNLVLLVDELRQRGIHFRSLTDSIDTSSPMGRFIFHIMSALAEMERELIVERTRAGLAAARAKGRIGGRRPKLSPEQWAQAGRLIQNGLDRKQVAIIYDVAVCTLYKKFPANNGLQETVETGVDLLR, from the coding sequence ATGCAAATTGGCTATGTCAGGGTGTCAACAAATGACCAAAACACAGATCTGCAAAGAGAAGCGCTCGAGCGGTCAGGATGTGAGCAGATTTTTGAAGAAAAAATGAGCGGTACGATCGCAAACCGGCCAGCTCTGAAAAAGTTACTCCGTACGCTCAAAGAGGGTGACACACTGGTTGTCTGGAAACTCGATCGGTTGGGTCGTAGCATGCGTAATCTCGTGTTGCTGGTCGACGAATTACGCCAGCGCGGTATTCATTTTCGTAGCCTGACAGACAGCATCGACACTTCCAGCCCGATGGGGCGGTTTATTTTTCACATCATGTCCGCGCTGGCTGAGATGGAGCGTGAGCTTATCGTCGAGCGAACCCGTGCGGGGCTGGCGGCGGCGCGCGCAAAAGGGCGAATAGGCGGGCGGCGACCAAAGCTTTCGCCGGAGCAATGGGCTCAGGCGGGCCGACTCATTCAAAACGGCCTTGACCGGAAACAGGTGGCGATCATCTATGACGTTGCCGTCTGCACGTTATACAAAAAATTTCCGGCAAATAATGGCTTACAGGAAACTGTGGAAACAGGTGTTGATCTGCTGAGATAA
- a CDS encoding Y-family DNA polymerase — MFALVDVNSFYASCERVFRPDLKGRPVVVLSNNDGCVIARSVEAKPFVKMGEPYFKQKDHFRRNGVVCFSSNYELYADMSHRVMTTLEELAPRVEIYSIDEAFCDLTGVRNCRVLEEFGRELKNAVYRNTALPVGVGIAQTKTLAKLANYAAKTWKATGGVVDLSNVERQRKLMSLLPVDEVWGVGRRISKKLEMMGIKTVLQLAETDIRFIRKHFNVVLERTVRELCGEPCLEIEEFAPTKQEIVCSRSFGERITDYEDMRQAICSYAERAAEKLRGEHQYCRYISAFVKTSPFALNEPYYGCNMSVKLMTPTQDSRDIIDAAVRCLDEIWKDGYRYQKAGVMLGDFFSQGVAQLNLFDDNAPRRNSAQLMEVLDRLNARDGKGALFFAGQGIQQPWQMKREMLSPRYTTRYSDFLRVR, encoded by the coding sequence ATGTTCGCACTTGTCGATGTGAATAGCTTTTACGCAAGCTGCGAGCGGGTATTCAGGCCGGATTTAAAAGGAAGACCTGTAGTCGTGCTGTCAAACAATGACGGGTGCGTTATCGCGCGTTCTGTTGAAGCCAAACCATTTGTAAAAATGGGTGAGCCGTACTTCAAGCAGAAGGACCACTTCCGGCGCAATGGCGTCGTCTGTTTCAGTTCTAACTATGAGCTGTATGCCGACATGAGTCACCGAGTCATGACAACACTTGAGGAGCTGGCACCCCGTGTTGAAATTTACTCTATCGACGAGGCCTTCTGCGACCTGACTGGTGTGCGGAATTGTCGGGTGCTGGAAGAGTTTGGACGAGAGCTGAAAAATGCCGTTTACCGGAATACTGCTTTGCCAGTGGGAGTGGGCATCGCGCAGACGAAGACGCTGGCGAAACTGGCGAACTACGCAGCAAAGACATGGAAGGCCACCGGCGGTGTCGTTGACCTTTCGAACGTAGAGCGCCAGCGCAAACTGATGTCTCTGTTGCCAGTGGACGAGGTGTGGGGAGTCGGGCGCCGTATATCGAAAAAGCTGGAGATGATGGGGATCAAAACAGTTCTCCAACTGGCGGAAACAGATATCAGGTTTATCCGTAAGCACTTCAATGTCGTTCTGGAAAGAACAGTGCGCGAGCTGTGTGGTGAGCCTTGTCTCGAAATTGAAGAGTTTGCCCCGACAAAACAGGAAATTGTCTGCAGCAGGTCGTTTGGGGAGCGCATCACTGACTATGAAGACATGCGCCAGGCGATATGCAGTTACGCCGAGCGCGCAGCGGAGAAATTAAGGGGTGAGCATCAGTATTGTCGGTACATTTCAGCATTCGTGAAGACGTCGCCGTTTGCACTCAACGAGCCATATTACGGCTGTAACATGTCGGTGAAGCTGATGACGCCAACGCAGGACAGTCGGGATATTATCGACGCTGCTGTGCGCTGTCTGGATGAGATATGGAAGGACGGATACCGGTACCAGAAAGCGGGCGTTATGTTGGGCGACTTCTTCAGCCAGGGCGTGGCGCAGCTTAACCTGTTCGACGACAATGCACCGCGGAGAAATAGCGCGCAACTGATGGAGGTACTGGACCGCCTGAACGCTCGGGATGGGAAGGGCGCGTTGTTTTTTGCCGGGCAGGGGATTCAGCAGCCGTGGCAGATGAAGCGTGAAATGCTTTCCCCACGATACACCACAAGGTATTCTGATTTCCTTAGGGTCCGATGA
- a CDS encoding winged helix-turn-helix domain-containing protein has product MNKKTLMSDFILVRPRIYINDNISLGPGKIDLLRAIDGFHSLSAAAKDLGIPYKRAWLLIDTLNKGIGKPVVITSTGGSKGGGSVLTPLGKKLLTWYDKVEANLNEQSQQDLQDLEKIIFGDS; this is encoded by the coding sequence ATGAATAAAAAAACGCTTATGTCTGATTTTATTTTGGTCAGACCCCGAATTTACATCAATGACAATATCTCGCTGGGACCGGGGAAAATCGATCTGTTACGCGCTATAGATGGGTTTCATTCCCTCTCAGCTGCCGCAAAAGATCTGGGAATCCCCTATAAAAGGGCGTGGCTCCTGATTGATACGCTCAACAAAGGCATAGGTAAGCCGGTGGTCATTACATCAACAGGCGGCAGTAAAGGCGGAGGCTCGGTTTTGACACCACTTGGCAAGAAACTTCTTACATGGTACGACAAGGTAGAGGCTAACCTTAACGAGCAATCACAGCAGGACTTGCAGGATCTCGAAAAAATTATCTTCGGAGATAGCTAG
- a CDS encoding TSUP family transporter: MSSVSNRNGKGVFSGAIIGALGGLVGLGGAEFRLPVLIGSFKIATLEAVIFNKAMSLTVVAIALIFRTKSISLDQLVAHLDIVINLLAGSLIGAWWAAGRAIKMSRIWLDRIILILLVLLSFVMLSEAWMPLHSISGGLFQPGLATIIAGVVSGFFIGIVAALLEWLVESFLSPQSLSFSG; this comes from the coding sequence ATGTCGTCAGTTTCAAACAGGAATGGAAAAGGGGTTTTCTCAGGCGCGATAATAGGGGCTTTAGGCGGGTTGGTTGGCCTCGGAGGGGCTGAATTTCGCCTTCCCGTCCTGATCGGTAGTTTCAAAATCGCGACCCTGGAAGCTGTCATTTTTAACAAAGCAATGAGTCTCACCGTGGTGGCTATTGCTTTAATTTTCCGAACAAAATCTATATCTCTCGATCAGTTGGTGGCGCATCTTGATATTGTCATAAACTTGCTGGCAGGAAGTCTTATTGGAGCATGGTGGGCCGCAGGTCGTGCCATTAAGATGTCCAGAATCTGGCTGGACAGAATTATTCTGATCCTGCTTGTTTTACTGTCTTTTGTCATGCTCTCTGAAGCCTGGATGCCGCTGCACAGTATTTCAGGCGGGTTATTTCAACCCGGCCTTGCCACAATTATTGCGGGTGTGGTTTCAGGGTTCTTTATCGGGATAGTCGCAGCTTTGCTGGAGTGGCTGGTGGAGAGCTTCTTATCCCCACAATCGTTATCCTTTTCGGGGTAG
- a CDS encoding SOS response-associated peptidase encodes MCGRFAQAQTREEYLAYLADEAERDIPYDPEPIGRYNVAPGTKVLLLSERDEQLHLDPVLWGYAPGWWDKPPLINARVETAATSRMFKPLWQHGRAIVFADGWFEWTKEDGHKQPYFIHRKDGKPIFMAAIGSTSLERGDEAEGFLIVTAAADRGLVDIHYRRPLVLSPEAAREWMRQDISGKEAEEIASDCSLSADLFTWHAVTRAVGNVKNQGPELIEAVN; translated from the coding sequence ATGTGCGGAAGGTTTGCCCAGGCACAAACTCGCGAAGAGTATCTGGCGTATCTGGCCGATGAGGCTGAACGAGATATTCCCTATGACCCTGAACCGATTGGGCGCTACAACGTGGCACCTGGAACCAAAGTTTTATTACTGAGCGAACGGGACGAACAACTGCATCTTGATCCTGTTCTTTGGGGATATGCACCCGGTTGGTGGGATAAGCCGCCGTTGATTAATGCGCGCGTCGAAACAGCTGCCACCAGCAGAATGTTCAAACCTTTGTGGCAGCATGGCAGGGCAATCGTTTTTGCGGATGGATGGTTTGAGTGGACGAAGGAAGACGGCCATAAACAGCCCTACTTCATTCACAGGAAAGACGGGAAACCAATATTCATGGCGGCTATCGGTAGCACGTCGCTTGAACGTGGAGATGAGGCTGAAGGTTTTTTGATTGTAACGGCAGCAGCTGACAGAGGCCTGGTGGATATCCATTACCGCCGACCGTTGGTATTGTCCCCTGAAGCAGCGCGTGAATGGATGCGGCAGGATATTAGCGGGAAAGAAGCAGAAGAGATCGCTAGTGACTGTTCATTGTCTGCTGACCTCTTCACCTGGCACGCCGTGACGCGTGCCGTTGGTAATGTGAAAAATCAAGGCCCGGAGTTAATTGAGGCTGTCAATTAG
- the yejM gene encoding LPS biosynthesis-modulating metalloenzyme YejM encodes MVTHRQSYREKVSQMVSWGHWFALFNMLLAMVLGSRYLFVADWPTTLAGRLYSYLTIIGHFSFLVFASYVLILFPLTFIVMSQRLMRVLSAIFATAGMTLLLIDSEVFTRFHLHLNPIVWELVVNPDQNEMARDWQLMFISVPVILLIEMLFATWSWQKLRSLTRRRRYAKPVAWLFFISFIASHVLYIWADANFYRPITMQRANLPLSYPMTARRFLEKHGLLDAQDYQRRLIEQGDPEAVSVQYPLSDLHFRDMGAGQNVLLITVDGLNYSRYEKLMPELAGFAEKNIRFTQHMSSGDTVDSGIFGLFYGISAGYMDGVLSTRTPAALVTALNQQGYQLGLFSSDGFNSPMYRQALLSDFSLPPAKTQTDDQTATQWVNWLEGNAQEDNRWFSWIAFNGTNLDDSQKQGFTRRYSRAAADVDSQIARVLTTLEAAGKLDNTVVIITAGHGVPLGDKRNGFEWSRDALQVPLIIHWPGTPAQRINALTDHKDVMTTLMQRLLHVSTPANEYSQGQDLFSAVRRHNWVTAANNNTLAITTPEITVVLDHNGKYTTWDRNGEKLRDQKPQLSLLLQVLTDEKRFIAN; translated from the coding sequence ATGGTGACGCATCGTCAGTCCTACCGTGAAAAAGTCTCCCAGATGGTTAGCTGGGGGCACTGGTTCGCCCTGTTCAACATGCTGTTGGCCATGGTTCTCGGTAGCCGCTATCTGTTTGTCGCCGACTGGCCGACGACGCTCGCGGGCCGCCTCTATTCGTACCTGACGATCATCGGGCATTTTAGTTTTCTGGTCTTTGCCTCTTATGTACTAATCCTGTTTCCTCTGACGTTCATCGTCATGTCGCAGCGGCTGATGCGGGTTTTGTCCGCCATTTTTGCCACCGCGGGCATGACGTTGCTGTTAATCGACAGCGAAGTTTTCACCCGTTTCCACCTGCATCTTAATCCCATCGTCTGGGAACTGGTCGTTAACCCGGACCAGAACGAAATGGCGCGCGACTGGCAGCTGATGTTTATCAGCGTACCGGTCATTCTGCTCATTGAGATGCTGTTCGCCACCTGGAGCTGGCAAAAGCTGCGCAGCCTGACGCGCCGCCGCCGCTATGCGAAACCGGTCGCCTGGCTGTTTTTTATCTCTTTTATCGCCTCGCACGTGTTGTATATCTGGGCTGATGCCAATTTCTATCGCCCGATCACCATGCAGAGAGCGAATCTCCCTCTCTCCTATCCGATGACCGCGCGTCGGTTTCTGGAAAAACATGGTCTGCTTGATGCGCAGGATTACCAGCGCCGCCTGATTGAGCAAGGCGATCCGGAAGCGGTGTCGGTGCAGTATCCGTTAAGCGATCTGCACTTCCGCGATATGGGCGCGGGGCAAAATGTGCTGTTGATTACCGTCGATGGCCTGAATTATTCCCGCTATGAAAAACTGATGCCGGAACTGGCCGGGTTTGCGGAGAAAAACATCCGCTTTACCCAGCACATGAGTTCAGGCGATACCGTCGATAGCGGCATCTTCGGCCTGTTCTACGGTATTTCCGCGGGCTATATGGACGGCGTGTTGTCTACGCGCACACCTGCCGCGCTGGTAACCGCGCTCAATCAGCAGGGCTACCAGTTGGGGCTCTTCTCTTCTGATGGCTTCAACAGCCCGATGTACCGCCAGGCGCTACTCTCCGACTTCTCGCTGCCGCCAGCGAAGACGCAGACTGACGACCAGACCGCGACGCAGTGGGTGAACTGGCTGGAAGGCAACGCCCAGGAAGATAACCGCTGGTTCTCGTGGATTGCCTTCAACGGCACCAATCTCGATGACAGTCAAAAACAGGGCTTCACGCGCCGCTACTCGCGTGCGGCAGCGGATGTTGACAGCCAGATCGCCCGGGTACTGACCACGCTCGAGGCTGCCGGGAAACTGGATAACACCGTGGTGATTATTACCGCCGGTCACGGGGTGCCACTTGGCGACAAACGTAACGGGTTTGAATGGTCGCGCGATGCGTTGCAGGTTCCGCTCATCATTCACTGGCCGGGAACGCCTGCCCAGCGCATCAACGCGTTGACTGACCATAAAGATGTGATGACCACGCTGATGCAGCGCCTGCTGCACGTCAGTACGCCAGCAAACGAATACTCGCAGGGCCAGGATCTGTTCTCCGCAGTGCGTCGCCATAACTGGGTGACCGCCGCCAACAATAACACGCTGGCCATCACTACACCGGAGATCACCGTGGTGCTCGATCACAACGGCAAATACACCACCTGGGATCGTAACGGCGAGAAGCTGCGCGACCAGAAACCTCAGCTAAGTCTGCTGTTGCAGGTTCTCACGGACGAAAAACGCTTTATCGCTAACTGA
- a CDS encoding YejL family protein yields the protein MPQLSRYSDEHVEQLLNELVNVLEKHKAPTDLSLMVLGNMVTNLINTSVAPAQRQAIVRSFAQALQTSVSDDQAH from the coding sequence ATGCCGCAACTCTCCCGCTATAGTGATGAACACGTTGAACAATTGCTCAATGAGCTGGTCAACGTACTGGAAAAACATAAAGCCCCAACCGATCTTTCCCTGATGGTGCTGGGCAATATGGTGACGAATCTGATCAATACCAGCGTTGCGCCGGCACAACGTCAGGCCATTGTGCGTTCTTTTGCCCAGGCTCTGCAAACTTCCGTCAGCGACGACCAGGCTCACTAA
- the yejK gene encoding nucleoid-associated protein YejK → MSLDINQIALHQLIKRDEQTLELVLRDTLLEPTATVEEMMAELNRVYSAKNKAYGLFNEESELAQALRLHRQGEEDFLAFSRAATGRLRDELAKYPFAEGGIVLFCHYRYLAVEYLLVTVLNNLSSMRVNEQLDISATHYLDINHADIVARIDLTEWETNPESTRYLTFLKGRVGRKVADFFMDFLGASEGLNAKAQNRGLLQAVDDFTAEAQLDKSERQNVRQQVYTYCNEQLQAGEEIELESLSNELAGVSEVSFQQFTAEKGYELEESFPADRSTLRQLTKYAGSGGGLTINFDAMLLGERIFWDPATDTLTIKGTPPNLRDQLQRRTSGGR, encoded by the coding sequence ATGAGTCTGGATATCAACCAGATTGCCTTACATCAGCTTATCAAGCGCGATGAGCAAACCCTTGAGCTGGTGCTGCGCGATACCTTGCTTGAACCGACGGCAACCGTCGAAGAGATGATGGCCGAGCTGAACCGCGTCTACAGCGCAAAAAATAAAGCCTATGGCCTGTTTAACGAAGAGAGCGAGCTGGCGCAGGCGTTGCGTCTGCATCGTCAGGGCGAAGAAGACTTTCTCGCCTTCAGCCGCGCCGCCACTGGTCGCCTGCGCGATGAACTGGCGAAATACCCGTTTGCCGAAGGCGGTATTGTGCTGTTTTGCCATTACCGTTATCTGGCGGTGGAATATCTGTTGGTCACGGTGCTGAACAACCTGAGCAGCATGCGTGTCAACGAACAACTGGATATCAGCGCGACGCACTATCTCGATATCAACCATGCCGATATTGTGGCCCGTATCGATCTGACCGAATGGGAAACCAACCCGGAATCCACCCGCTACCTGACGTTCCTGAAAGGGCGTGTCGGGCGTAAAGTGGCCGATTTCTTTATGGATTTCCTCGGCGCCAGCGAAGGGCTTAACGCGAAAGCGCAAAACCGTGGGCTGCTGCAGGCCGTGGACGATTTCACCGCCGAAGCGCAGCTCGACAAGTCCGAACGCCAGAACGTGCGTCAGCAGGTCTATACCTACTGCAACGAGCAACTGCAGGCGGGGGAAGAGATTGAACTGGAATCGCTGTCCAACGAGCTTGCCGGGGTCAGCGAGGTCAGCTTCCAGCAGTTTACGGCAGAGAAAGGCTATGAGCTGGAAGAGAGTTTCCCGGCGGATCGCAGCACGCTGCGCCAGTTGACCAAATATGCGGGAAGCGGCGGCGGCCTGACGATCAATTTCGACGCCATGCTACTGGGCGAACGCATTTTCTGGGATCCGGCGACCGATACCCTGACCATCAAGGGAACGCCGCCAAACCTGCGCGATCAGCTTCAGCGCCGCACCTCCGGTGGTCGCTGA
- the rplY gene encoding 50S ribosomal protein L25, with protein MFTITVEVRKEQGKGASRRLRAANKFPAIVYGGKAAPVAIELDQDQVWNMQNKAEFYSDVLTLVIDGKEEKVKVQAVQRHPFKPKLSHIDFVRA; from the coding sequence ATGTTTACTATTACCGTTGAAGTACGTAAAGAGCAGGGTAAGGGTGCGAGCCGCCGCCTGCGTGCAGCTAACAAATTCCCGGCTATCGTTTACGGTGGCAAAGCTGCTCCGGTTGCTATCGAACTGGATCAGGACCAGGTGTGGAACATGCAGAATAAAGCAGAGTTCTACAGCGACGTTCTGACTCTGGTCATCGACGGCAAAGAAGAAAAAGTGAAAGTTCAGGCTGTTCAGCGTCACCCGTTCAAGCCGAAACTGTCTCACATCGACTTCGTTCGCGCGTGA
- a CDS encoding helix-turn-helix transcriptional regulator, producing MSEDTINALGSFLKACRARLDPVSFGFRPERRRTPGLRREEVAQLANISPTWYTWLEQGRGGTPSKEVLNRIAAGLRLTAPERDHVFILAFGHLPESHYQGADEITPRLQRVLDALPASPAIVKNIFWDVIAWNPAAAVVLTDYAKLPRDQRNILRRLFSDSHTRAAQKNWSSVAEAVVGAFRADVARAGDSAEMAQLVSDLRHTSVEFDALWRRNDVTGHGEGIKQLHHPTIGDIDLEFSTFSVEGRADLNLMIFNPANRDSELRIRQWMATPPPA from the coding sequence ATGTCTGAAGACACCATTAACGCCCTCGGCAGTTTTCTGAAGGCCTGTCGCGCGCGGCTTGATCCCGTCTCTTTCGGCTTCCGACCGGAACGCCGCCGCACGCCGGGGTTGCGCCGTGAAGAGGTCGCGCAACTGGCAAACATCAGCCCGACCTGGTATACGTGGCTTGAGCAGGGGCGCGGCGGTACGCCGTCAAAAGAGGTGCTTAACCGCATCGCCGCTGGCCTGCGGTTGACGGCGCCGGAACGCGATCATGTTTTTATTCTCGCATTCGGTCATTTACCGGAATCGCACTATCAGGGCGCCGATGAGATCACGCCGCGCCTGCAGCGGGTGCTGGACGCGCTGCCCGCCAGTCCGGCAATCGTAAAAAACATTTTCTGGGATGTGATCGCCTGGAACCCTGCCGCCGCAGTGGTACTGACCGATTATGCAAAACTGCCCCGCGACCAGCGCAATATTCTGCGGCGTTTATTCAGTGACTCGCACACCCGCGCGGCACAGAAAAACTGGTCCAGCGTGGCGGAGGCGGTGGTTGGCGCGTTTCGCGCTGACGTGGCGCGGGCGGGCGACTCGGCGGAGATGGCACAGTTAGTGAGCGACCTGCGGCACACCAGCGTTGAGTTCGATGCGCTCTGGCGTCGCAATGACGTAACCGGTCACGGCGAAGGCATTAAACAATTGCATCACCCGACGATTGGCGATATCGATCTGGAATTTTCGACCTTCTCAGTGGAGGGACGCGCGGATCTTAACCTGATGATTTTTAATCCGGCAAACCGCGACAGCGAATTACGCATCCGCCAGTGGATGGCGACGCCCCCGCCAGCCTGA
- a CDS encoding SDR family oxidoreductase has product MRVFLTGATGFIGSHLIPELRSAGHQVIGLARSDASASALTGAGIEVHRGSLEEPDSLLAGVAQADAVIHTAFDHDFSRFVENCQKDSRVIAALGSALKGSSRPLIITSGTGMGDPGHGELAIERVFNPAHPNPRVASELAGHALLEQGVDVRVMRLPQVHDTRRQGLISYYISLSREKGSAAVIGEGLNSWSAAHVTDVARLYRLALEQGARGERYHAVAEQEITSRAIADVVGAGLGVPVVSLAATEAQAYFGWFSTFASLDLRASGDWTQQRLGWRPVGPSLVDDLRAMDYSA; this is encoded by the coding sequence ATGCGTGTATTTCTTACCGGAGCAACGGGGTTTATTGGTTCCCATCTTATTCCTGAACTGCGCTCTGCCGGGCATCAGGTCATCGGTCTGGCGCGCTCTGACGCCAGCGCCAGCGCGCTGACCGGCGCGGGGATCGAGGTGCATCGTGGGTCGCTCGAGGAACCCGATTCACTACTGGCGGGTGTGGCGCAGGCCGACGCAGTCATTCATACTGCCTTCGATCACGACTTCAGCCGTTTTGTCGAAAATTGCCAGAAAGACAGCCGGGTGATTGCCGCGCTCGGTTCTGCGCTGAAAGGCTCGTCGCGACCGCTGATCATCACTTCCGGTACCGGGATGGGCGATCCGGGGCATGGCGAACTGGCGATAGAAAGGGTGTTTAACCCGGCGCATCCCAACCCGCGTGTCGCCTCTGAGCTGGCAGGTCACGCGCTGCTGGAGCAGGGCGTGGATGTACGAGTCATGCGGTTGCCACAGGTGCACGACACCCGCCGCCAGGGGCTGATCTCCTACTATATTTCGCTCAGCCGGGAAAAAGGCAGCGCGGCGGTCATTGGCGAGGGACTCAACAGCTGGTCGGCGGCGCATGTGACTGACGTGGCGCGGCTCTACCGGCTGGCGCTGGAGCAGGGCGCGCGCGGCGAACGCTACCATGCGGTTGCCGAGCAGGAGATAACTTCACGGGCGATAGCCGACGTGGTGGGCGCAGGGCTGGGCGTTCCGGTGGTGTCGCTGGCCGCAACGGAGGCGCAGGCCTATTTCGGTTGGTTTTCCACCTTTGCCTCGCTTGATTTACGCGCCTCGGGCGACTGGACGCAGCAGCGGCTTGGCTGGCGGCCTGTCGGACCGTCGCTGGTGGATGACTTACGGGCGATGGATTATTCAGCGTAA
- the rsuA gene encoding 16S rRNA pseudouridine(516) synthase RsuA has protein sequence MRLDKFIAQQLGVSRAIAGREIRASRVTVDGDIVKNTAFKLLPEHVVDYDGNPLIQQSGPRYFMLNKPEGYVCSTDDPDHPTVLYFLDEPVAHKLHAAGRLDIDTTGLVLMTDDGQWSHRITSPKHHCEKTYLVTLESPVSDETATRFAQGIQLHNEKSLTKPAELEVITPTQVRLTISEGRYHQVKRMFAAVGNHVVGLHRERIGGITLDPQLEPGEYRPLTEEEIASVGMPSH, from the coding sequence ATGCGACTTGATAAGTTTATCGCTCAGCAACTCGGCGTCAGCCGTGCTATTGCCGGGCGTGAAATTCGCGCCAGCCGCGTTACCGTGGATGGCGACATTGTGAAAAACACCGCTTTTAAACTGCTTCCTGAGCATGTTGTGGATTATGATGGCAACCCGCTGATCCAACAGAGCGGCCCGCGCTATTTTATGCTGAACAAGCCGGAAGGCTACGTCTGCTCCACAGACGATCCGGATCATCCAACCGTGCTCTATTTTCTTGACGAGCCGGTGGCGCACAAGCTGCATGCGGCAGGGCGTCTGGATATCGACACCACCGGGCTGGTGCTGATGACTGATGACGGCCAGTGGTCGCACCGCATCACCTCGCCGAAACACCATTGTGAAAAAACCTATCTGGTGACGCTGGAATCGCCGGTCAGCGATGAAACGGCTACGCGGTTTGCGCAGGGCATTCAATTGCACAATGAAAAATCGCTCACTAAACCCGCTGAGCTGGAAGTGATCACCCCGACGCAGGTGCGTCTGACGATCAGCGAAGGACGCTATCATCAGGTGAAACGCATGTTCGCTGCGGTCGGCAACCATGTTGTCGGCCTGCATCGTGAACGGATCGGCGGTATTACGCTTGATCCGCAACTGGAGCCGGGGGAATACCGCCCGCTCACCGAAGAAGAAATCGCCAGTGTCGGCATGCCTTCCCACTAA
- a CDS encoding Bcr/CflA family multidrug efflux MFS transporter, translated as MTSRQNSSLGIVFILGLLAMLMPLSIDMYLPALPVISSQFGVPAGSAQMTLSTYILGFALGQLLYGPMADSIGRKPVILGGTLVFAAAAVACALSQTIDQLIVMRFFHGLAAAAASVVINALMRDIYPKEEFSRMMSFVMLVTTIAPLVAPMVGGAVLVWFSWHMIFWILAIAALLASLMVFFFIHETLPVERRQKFHIRTTTGNFATLFRHKRVLSYMLASGFSFAGMFSFLSAGPFVYIELNHVSPQHFGYYFALNVVFLFIMTIINSRFVRRVGALNMFRAGLWIQFVMALWMVVCALLGVGFWSLVMGIAVFVGCVAMVSSNAMAVILDEFPHMAGTASSLAGTFRFGIGAIVGAALSLATFTTSWPMLISMILCASCSLLFYLYASRPRKIIH; from the coding sequence GTGACATCCAGGCAGAATTCTTCACTGGGTATTGTTTTTATTCTTGGCCTGCTGGCCATGCTGATGCCACTGTCGATCGATATGTATTTACCCGCGCTGCCGGTGATTTCGTCGCAGTTCGGCGTTCCGGCAGGCAGCGCGCAGATGACGCTCAGCACCTATATTCTGGGGTTTGCACTGGGCCAGTTGTTGTACGGCCCGATGGCGGACAGCATCGGGCGTAAGCCGGTGATCCTCGGCGGTACGCTGGTGTTTGCCGCAGCGGCGGTGGCCTGTGCGCTGTCACAGACCATCGATCAACTGATTGTGATGCGTTTCTTCCACGGCCTTGCGGCGGCAGCGGCAAGCGTAGTGATCAACGCCCTGATGCGTGATATCTACCCGAAAGAAGAATTCTCCCGCATGATGTCCTTCGTCATGCTGGTGACGACCATTGCGCCGCTGGTGGCGCCAATGGTCGGTGGCGCGGTGCTGGTCTGGTTCAGCTGGCATATGATTTTCTGGATCCTCGCCATTGCCGCGCTGCTGGCCTCGTTGATGGTGTTCTTTTTTATTCACGAAACGCTGCCGGTCGAGCGGCGGCAAAAGTTTCACATTCGCACCACAACCGGCAATTTCGCGACGCTGTTTCGCCATAAACGCGTGCTGAGTTATATGCTTGCCAGCGGTTTCAGCTTCGCCGGCATGTTCTCCTTCCTGAGCGCCGGTCCGTTTGTCTATATCGAGCTTAACCACGTCTCCCCGCAGCACTTTGGTTACTACTTTGCGCTCAACGTCGTCTTCTTGTTCATCATGACCATTATTAACAGCCGCTTTGTGCGTCGGGTAGGGGCGCTGAACATGTTCCGCGCCGGGTTATGGATCCAGTTTGTGATGGCGCTGTGGATGGTGGTCTGTGCGCTGCTCGGTGTGGGGTTCTGGTCACTGGTGATGGGCATTGCCGTGTTTGTTGGCTGCGTGGCGATGGTGTCGTCAAATGCGATGGCGGTCATTCTTGATGAGTTTCCGCACATGGCGGGCACGGCGTCATCGCTCGCGGGGACGTTCCGTTTCGGTATTGGCGCCATTGTGGGCGCTGCCCTGTCGCTGGCTACGTTTACCACCAGTTGGCCGATGCTGATTTCCATGATTTTGTGCGCCAGTTGTTCGTTGCTTTTCTATCTTTACGCCAGCCGCCCCAGGAAAATCATTCACTAA